From Methylocystis sp. ATCC 49242, one genomic window encodes:
- a CDS encoding succinate dehydrogenase assembly factor 2 — translation MTDDPAAAAGGLSESELRRRRIKIRAWRRGMRELDILLGGFVDAQLSALSDPELSEFEGLLDLPDAELLDWLSGATPPPERDTALLRRIIAFHTHEGPIH, via the coding sequence ATGACAGACGATCCCGCAGCCGCCGCTGGCGGGCTGAGCGAAAGCGAGCTCCGCCGCCGCCGTATAAAGATTCGCGCCTGGCGCCGCGGCATGCGGGAGCTGGACATTCTCCTGGGCGGATTCGTCGACGCGCAGCTTTCGGCGCTCTCCGACCCGGAATTGAGCGAATTCGAGGGGCTGCTCGACCTTCCAGACGCCGAGCTCCTCGACTGGCTCTCGGGCGCGACGCCGCCGCCGGAGCGGGACACCGCGCTACTTAGACGAATCATCGCCTTTCACACCCATGAGGGACCGATCCATTGA
- the mfd gene encoding transcription-repair coupling factor — translation MSAPAAKTGSGAAELAAAKKRLAKGEKLLFSHAPEGFDAFLCADLARALAREAEGRPVVFVHVARDSTRSAAFREALRFANPDVEILDIPGWDCQPYDRVSPHANVVARRMTALSRLARASSSEERPRVVTTTADCLLQRVPPRKMVAAESFSAAPGNVVKLDELALWLEANGFLRASTVRETSEYAQRGGIIDLFSPGMPAPIRLDFFGDTLESIRSFDPETQRATGQLRALDLTPMSELRLTSDTMRRFRQNYAARFGGQTRGDALYEAVSEGRRHHGMEHWLPLFYERMDTLFDYLGDAPLMLDALVEDAASERLKQIADYYDARKFSHDLDPAASNYKPLEPRELYLTSEEWSDALAERASAQFSPFASERGDAIDCGARPGRDFAPERNEPDVNVFQAAADHVQALRGSGRNVIVAGWSDGSCERLGHVLEEHGLRDLKTVSSLPGALAQGPGGVALAVLGVEHGFETDAYVLLGEQDILGDRLVRRRRKRKPTENLLGEVAALTAGDLVVHVDHGIGRFIGLETITAAGAPHDCLELHYAGGDKLYLPVENIELLTRYGGEDAEAQLDRLGGVGWQTRKARMKNRIREMAKGLIAIAAQRQLRQAPKLAPPEGLYDEFCARFPYDETEDQLAAIEAVLDDLASGRPMDRLVCGDVGFGKTEVALRAAFCAAINGKQVAVVAPTTLLARQHYKTFSERFAGLPIKIGRLSRMVGAAEARETKKELGEGKVDILVGTHAILGKGVNFKDLGLVIIDEEQHFGVGHKERLKELRAEVHVLTLSATPIPRTLQLAMTGVRELSLITTPPVDRLAVRSFISPFDPLIVREALLRERYRGGQAFFVCPRIEDLEEAAAFLRENLAEAKFVIAHGQMSPSELEDKMSAFYDGRFDILLSTTIVESGLDIPSANTLIVWRADMFGLAQLYQLRGRVGRSKTRAYALFTTPANRAITPQAQKRLEVLQTLDTLGAGFQLASHDLDIRGAGNLLGEEQSGHIKEVGYELYQQMLGDAITLLKAGVEEPQEEVWSPTIAIGAPVTIPEDYISDLTLRLQLYRRLSTLETDHDIEAFAAEMIDRFGPIPPEVEQLLEIVAIKAMCRRAHVEKVDAGPKGVIVSFRDNHFADPAGLVRYVAEQGTQAKVRPDMRIVFIREFETMKQRLAGTRRIMRALVGIAEKGKAA, via the coding sequence TTGAGCGCGCCCGCGGCGAAGACAGGAAGCGGGGCGGCTGAGCTCGCGGCCGCGAAAAAGCGCCTCGCTAAGGGAGAGAAGCTGCTTTTCTCTCATGCGCCGGAGGGCTTCGACGCCTTTCTCTGCGCCGATCTCGCCCGGGCGCTCGCCCGCGAGGCGGAGGGGCGCCCGGTGGTCTTCGTGCATGTCGCCCGTGATTCGACCCGTTCGGCGGCCTTCCGCGAGGCGCTGCGATTCGCCAATCCGGACGTCGAGATTCTGGACATCCCCGGCTGGGACTGCCAGCCCTACGACCGCGTCTCGCCGCACGCCAATGTCGTCGCGCGGCGAATGACGGCGCTCTCGCGCCTCGCCCGCGCGAGCTCGTCGGAGGAGCGCCCGCGCGTCGTGACCACGACGGCCGACTGCCTTTTGCAGCGCGTGCCGCCGCGAAAAATGGTCGCCGCCGAGAGTTTTTCCGCCGCCCCCGGCAATGTGGTGAAGCTCGACGAACTGGCGTTGTGGCTGGAGGCGAACGGCTTCCTGCGCGCCAGCACCGTGCGCGAGACCAGCGAATACGCCCAGCGCGGCGGCATCATCGATCTCTTCTCGCCGGGCATGCCGGCGCCGATCCGGCTCGACTTCTTCGGCGACACGCTCGAATCGATCCGAAGCTTCGACCCCGAGACGCAACGCGCGACGGGGCAGTTGCGCGCGCTCGATCTCACGCCGATGAGCGAGCTGCGGCTCACCTCTGACACCATGCGCCGCTTCCGCCAGAATTACGCGGCGCGCTTCGGCGGGCAGACGCGGGGCGACGCGCTTTACGAGGCGGTGAGCGAGGGGCGGCGACATCACGGCATGGAGCACTGGCTGCCGTTGTTCTACGAGCGGATGGACACGCTCTTCGACTATCTCGGCGACGCGCCGCTGATGCTCGACGCTTTGGTCGAAGACGCGGCGAGCGAGCGCCTCAAGCAGATCGCGGATTATTACGACGCGCGCAAATTCTCGCACGACCTCGATCCTGCCGCTTCGAATTACAAGCCGCTCGAACCGCGTGAACTTTATCTCACGAGCGAGGAGTGGAGCGACGCGCTCGCCGAGCGCGCCAGCGCGCAATTCTCGCCTTTTGCCTCGGAGCGCGGCGACGCGATCGATTGCGGCGCGCGTCCGGGACGAGATTTCGCGCCAGAGCGCAACGAACCCGACGTCAATGTCTTTCAGGCTGCGGCCGACCATGTGCAGGCGCTGCGCGGCTCCGGCAGAAACGTCATCGTCGCCGGCTGGTCGGACGGCTCCTGCGAGCGTCTCGGGCATGTGCTCGAAGAACATGGCCTGCGCGATCTCAAGACCGTCTCCTCGCTTCCGGGAGCGCTTGCGCAAGGGCCGGGCGGCGTCGCGCTCGCGGTGCTCGGCGTCGAGCATGGTTTCGAGACGGACGCCTATGTTCTGCTCGGCGAGCAGGACATCCTCGGCGACCGCCTCGTGCGTCGCCGTCGCAAGCGCAAGCCCACCGAAAATCTTCTCGGCGAAGTCGCCGCGCTCACAGCCGGCGATCTCGTGGTGCATGTCGATCACGGCATCGGCCGTTTCATCGGTCTCGAGACGATCACCGCGGCCGGCGCGCCGCATGATTGTCTGGAGCTGCATTACGCCGGCGGCGACAAGCTCTATCTGCCGGTCGAGAACATCGAGCTTCTGACCCGCTACGGCGGCGAGGACGCCGAGGCGCAGCTCGACAGGCTCGGCGGCGTCGGCTGGCAGACGCGCAAGGCTCGGATGAAGAATCGCATCCGCGAGATGGCGAAGGGTCTCATCGCCATCGCCGCGCAGCGCCAGCTGCGCCAGGCGCCGAAGCTCGCGCCGCCGGAAGGGCTATACGACGAATTCTGCGCGCGCTTCCCCTATGACGAGACGGAAGACCAGCTTGCCGCCATCGAGGCGGTGCTCGACGATCTCGCCTCGGGCCGTCCGATGGATCGGCTGGTCTGCGGCGACGTCGGCTTCGGCAAGACGGAAGTCGCGCTGCGCGCCGCTTTCTGCGCGGCGATCAACGGCAAGCAGGTCGCCGTCGTCGCGCCGACGACGCTGCTTGCGCGCCAGCATTACAAGACATTCTCCGAGCGTTTCGCGGGCCTGCCGATAAAAATCGGCCGCCTGTCGCGCATGGTCGGCGCTGCCGAAGCGCGCGAGACGAAGAAGGAGCTTGGCGAAGGCAAGGTCGATATTCTCGTCGGCACCCACGCCATTCTCGGCAAGGGCGTCAATTTCAAGGATCTCGGCCTCGTCATCATCGACGAGGAGCAGCATTTCGGCGTCGGGCACAAGGAGCGTCTGAAAGAGCTGCGCGCCGAAGTCCATGTGCTCACGCTCTCCGCGACGCCGATTCCGCGCACTTTGCAACTCGCCATGACCGGCGTGCGCGAACTCTCGCTCATCACGACGCCGCCGGTCGATCGTCTCGCGGTGCGCAGTTTCATTTCTCCATTTGATCCGCTGATCGTGCGCGAAGCCTTGCTGCGCGAACGCTATCGCGGCGGACAGGCCTTCTTCGTCTGCCCGCGTATCGAGGATCTGGAGGAAGCCGCCGCCTTCCTGCGCGAGAATCTGGCCGAAGCGAAATTCGTCATCGCGCATGGCCAGATGAGCCCGAGCGAACTCGAAGACAAGATGTCGGCCTTCTATGACGGCAGGTTCGATATTCTTCTCTCCACGACCATCGTCGAATCGGGGCTCGACATTCCGTCGGCCAATACGCTGATCGTCTGGCGCGCGGACATGTTCGGCCTTGCGCAGCTCTACCAGTTGCGCGGCCGCGTCGGACGCTCGAAGACGCGCGCCTATGCGCTCTTCACCACGCCCGCCAATCGCGCCATCACGCCGCAGGCGCAGAAGCGTCTCGAAGTCTTGCAGACGCTCGATACGCTCGGCGCCGGCTTCCAGCTCGCCAGCCACGATCTCGACATTCGCGGCGCCGGCAATCTGCTCGGCGAGGAACAGTCCGGCCACATCAAGGAGGTCGGCTACGAACTCTATCAGCAGATGCTCGGCGACGCGATCACGCTGCTGAAGGCTGGCGTCGAGGAGCCGCAGGAGGAGGTCTGGTCGCCGACGATCGCGATCGGCGCGCCGGTCACGATACCGGAGGATTACATCTCCGATCTCACCCTGCGCCTGCAGCTTTATCGTCGTCTCTCGACGCTCGAAACGGATCACGACATCGAGGCTTTCGCCGCCGAAATGATCGACCGTTTCGGCCCCATCCCGCCGGAGGTCGAGCAGCTTCTGGAGATCGTCGCCATCAAGGCCATGTGCCGTCGTGCGCATGTCGAGAAGGTCGACGCCGGGCCGAAGGGCGTCATCGTCTCTTTCCGCGACAATCATTTCGCCGATCCGGCGGGCCTGGTGCGCTATGTCGCGGAGCAGGGGACTCAGGCCAAGGTGCGGCCCGACATGCGCATCGTCTTCATCCGAGAATTCGAGACGATGAAGCAGCGCCTCGCCGGAACACGCCGTATCATGCGCGCGCTCGTCGGCATTGCGGAGAAGGGCAAGGCCGCCTGA
- a CDS encoding Spy/CpxP family protein refolding chaperone — translation MTTQNRFLRGKCFTASAAALLLGAGLSIAQAQQAGDHAGMDHSKMDHSGHGAANAPIQWADPGKAQSGAAPETAAAPEAPKADAGKADEHSGHHGGMGGMKHDGGMGGMGGMGGGMSGMNHGGGGAGGGMGGMKHDGGMGGGMSGMSHGGGGMGGMMKNMMCGFTEHLEGRLAYLKAELKLTDEQASSWNTFAEGWRAAAQKASAKCAATDERMDHSKPPVLHKLSMMENHMVDHLDIVRAQKAAIEPFFTTLSDEQKKIASETMTSIMKVGMSMGGGGMGGMMGGMGGMMGGMGGMSHGGGGGGMGGMQH, via the coding sequence ATGACGACGCAGAACAGATTCTTGCGCGGCAAATGTTTCACGGCCAGCGCGGCCGCCTTGCTGCTCGGGGCGGGCCTCTCCATCGCGCAGGCGCAGCAGGCCGGCGATCACGCCGGAATGGATCACAGCAAGATGGATCACAGCGGCCACGGCGCCGCGAATGCGCCGATCCAGTGGGCCGACCCCGGCAAGGCCCAGTCCGGCGCCGCGCCCGAAACGGCCGCGGCGCCCGAAGCGCCGAAGGCGGACGCGGGCAAGGCCGACGAGCATTCGGGTCATCATGGCGGCATGGGCGGCATGAAGCATGACGGTGGCATGGGTGGAATGGGCGGCATGGGCGGCGGAATGTCGGGCATGAACCATGGCGGCGGCGGCGCAGGCGGCGGCATGGGCGGCATGAAGCATGACGGCGGAATGGGCGGTGGAATGTCGGGCATGAGCCACGGCGGCGGCGGCATGGGCGGCATGATGAAGAACATGATGTGCGGCTTCACCGAACATCTCGAGGGTCGCCTCGCCTATCTGAAGGCCGAGCTGAAGCTGACCGACGAGCAGGCGTCGTCCTGGAACACATTCGCCGAGGGATGGCGCGCGGCCGCGCAGAAGGCCAGCGCCAAATGCGCCGCCACGGACGAGCGCATGGACCATTCTAAACCCCCGGTGCTGCACAAGCTGTCGATGATGGAAAACCATATGGTCGATCATCTCGACATCGTGCGCGCGCAAAAGGCCGCGATCGAGCCCTTCTTCACGACGCTCAGCGATGAACAGAAGAAGATCGCGAGCGAGACGATGACGAGCATCATGAAAGTCGGCATGTCCATGGGCGGCGGCGGCATGGGCGGTATGATGGGCGGAATGGGTGGAATGATGGGCGGCATGGGCGGCATGAGCCACGGCGGCGGCGGTGGCGGCATGGGCGGCATGCAGCACTGA
- a CDS encoding multicopper oxidase family protein has product MLNRIEFTRRGFLLSAAAAATPSFALDHGGQGVPNVASANFNPDVEIELVCKRDAIPILGGKPTQVWRYVGNLVKGPPNTLTSLPNSYLGPLMRLVKGQKVRIRLRNELPEHTITHWHGLHVPMAADGHPSAAIEPGQTYVYEFEVRNRAGMNFYHPHTHEATATQVYRGLAGGLIVEDAEERALGLPSGEYEIPLVLQDRSFDSENQLVYGDDMHTSMFGFYADRVLVNGRPDYKLEVASRAYRLRILNGSNARIYKLGWDDGTPLTVIGVDGGLLERPETKPYVMLAPAERVDLWVDFSGRAVGSKLVMWSGGFYGLVPPMAERMMGSAISMTDGFPIFSATVTRAVGESPRLPEKLSTIKHYRMEEVANRNDPIPIEITMAHMSMLLNGGTFGHDDLLPQEHIPVDTVQLLEIFHGHGHMGMGGMMGGRGMGGMGMGRGMGMGGMGMMRGRMGMGGGMRGMGMMGMSMAHPIHLHGQQFEIVSRIYEGDDEEAYATVRDGFVDSGLKDTVLVAPGERIRIVKPFQDFKGRFMYHCHNLEHEDMGMMREFSVE; this is encoded by the coding sequence ATGCTCAACAGAATCGAGTTCACGCGGCGCGGATTTCTGCTTTCGGCGGCGGCTGCGGCGACTCCGTCCTTCGCTCTCGACCACGGTGGACAGGGGGTCCCGAATGTCGCCTCCGCGAACTTCAATCCCGACGTCGAGATCGAACTCGTTTGCAAACGCGACGCGATTCCAATTCTGGGCGGAAAGCCCACGCAGGTGTGGCGCTACGTCGGCAATCTTGTGAAAGGGCCGCCGAATACGCTGACCAGCCTGCCCAACAGCTATCTCGGCCCGCTGATGCGCCTCGTGAAGGGGCAGAAGGTGCGCATCCGCCTGCGCAACGAACTTCCGGAGCACACCATCACCCATTGGCATGGGCTGCATGTTCCGATGGCGGCGGACGGCCATCCTTCCGCCGCGATCGAGCCGGGGCAGACCTATGTCTACGAGTTCGAGGTGCGCAATCGCGCGGGCATGAATTTCTACCATCCGCATACGCATGAGGCGACGGCGACTCAGGTCTATCGCGGCCTCGCGGGCGGCCTCATCGTCGAGGACGCGGAGGAGCGCGCGCTGGGTCTGCCTTCCGGCGAATATGAAATTCCGCTCGTTCTGCAGGACCGCTCCTTCGATAGCGAAAACCAGCTCGTCTATGGCGACGACATGCACACCAGCATGTTCGGCTTTTACGCCGATCGCGTGCTGGTCAACGGACGTCCCGACTACAAGCTCGAAGTCGCGAGCCGCGCCTATCGGCTACGCATTCTCAACGGCTCCAACGCGCGCATATACAAGCTCGGGTGGGACGACGGAACGCCGCTCACCGTGATCGGCGTCGACGGCGGCCTTCTGGAGAGGCCCGAGACGAAACCATATGTGATGCTCGCGCCGGCGGAGCGCGTGGATCTCTGGGTCGATTTCAGCGGCCGCGCCGTCGGGTCGAAACTCGTGATGTGGAGCGGCGGCTTCTATGGCCTCGTTCCGCCGATGGCGGAGCGCATGATGGGCAGCGCGATCTCCATGACCGACGGCTTCCCGATCTTCTCCGCGACGGTGACGCGCGCCGTCGGCGAGAGCCCGAGGCTGCCCGAGAAACTTTCGACGATCAAACACTACCGGATGGAGGAGGTCGCCAATCGGAATGATCCGATCCCGATCGAGATCACCATGGCGCACATGTCGATGCTGCTGAACGGTGGCACCTTCGGACACGACGACCTGCTGCCACAGGAGCACATCCCCGTCGATACGGTGCAATTGCTGGAAATCTTCCACGGGCACGGCCACATGGGCATGGGCGGAATGATGGGCGGCAGGGGAATGGGCGGAATGGGAATGGGCCGCGGCATGGGAATGGGCGGCATGGGCATGATGCGCGGCCGCATGGGCATGGGCGGCGGCATGCGCGGCATGGGAATGATGGGCATGTCGATGGCGCATCCCATCCATCTTCACGGACAACAGTTCGAGATTGTCAGCCGCATTTACGAAGGCGACGATGAAGAGGCTTACGCCACCGTCCGCGACGGATTCGTCGACAGCGGGCTAAAGGATACGGTGCTCGTCGCGCCGGGCGAGCGCATCCGCATCGTCAAACCGTTCCAGGATTTCAAGGGGCGCTTCATGTATCACTGCCACAACCTCGAACATGAGGACATGGGCATGATGCGCGAGTTTTCGGTGGAGTAA
- a CDS encoding TonB family protein — protein sequence MNETVRQKAFGASLAAAAMDRLFEPRRDGRLMPRPRFAAFILLCLLLHAAILAFLLWEDQRNALLPPAIEEIPVEVITEPPPQPKEEPPPPEPPQPEQKAEEQKQKPPPPPTEIEEPAFDAPKLESKEKSEQNAPEEAKEAKTKRNEPEKLAPKDEKPQGLKDAQDDADGDKPPEPAPEKQVEDKPDAEIIERAEKTPTPTEKPDTKDTKPAKKGDAKSIADQVAALAPLPDFKLAAPPKQSPVGGGQAKTTYLTILYGLIMPHMQIPARVRASQISSRGVVAFYIDEMGNLTHQAVYKSSGMPDLDAAALSAVRRAAPFPPPPRGLPHSMLFTYATK from the coding sequence ATGAATGAGACTGTTCGACAAAAAGCGTTCGGCGCGAGCCTGGCCGCGGCTGCGATGGATCGGCTGTTCGAGCCGCGCCGCGACGGCCGACTCATGCCGCGTCCGCGCTTTGCGGCCTTTATTCTGCTGTGCCTGCTGCTGCACGCCGCCATTCTCGCCTTCCTGCTGTGGGAGGATCAGCGCAATGCGCTTCTTCCGCCCGCGATCGAGGAAATCCCCGTCGAGGTGATCACCGAGCCGCCGCCCCAGCCAAAGGAGGAGCCGCCTCCGCCGGAGCCGCCGCAGCCCGAGCAAAAGGCCGAGGAACAGAAGCAGAAGCCTCCGCCGCCGCCGACCGAAATCGAGGAGCCTGCCTTCGATGCGCCCAAGCTCGAGAGCAAGGAGAAGAGCGAGCAGAACGCCCCCGAGGAGGCGAAGGAGGCCAAGACCAAGCGCAACGAGCCGGAAAAGCTCGCGCCGAAGGACGAGAAGCCTCAGGGCCTGAAGGACGCGCAGGACGACGCGGACGGCGACAAGCCGCCAGAGCCCGCGCCCGAAAAGCAGGTGGAGGACAAGCCCGACGCCGAGATCATCGAGCGCGCGGAGAAGACGCCCACGCCCACCGAGAAGCCCGACACGAAGGACACGAAGCCGGCGAAGAAAGGCGACGCAAAGTCGATCGCCGATCAGGTCGCCGCGCTGGCGCCGCTGCCGGATTTCAAGCTGGCCGCGCCGCCCAAGCAGTCGCCTGTCGGCGGCGGGCAGGCGAAGACGACCTATCTCACCATCCTCTATGGCCTCATCATGCCGCATATGCAGATCCCGGCGCGGGTCCGCGCGAGCCAGATTTCGTCGAGGGGCGTGGTCGCCTTCTATATCGACGAGATGGGCAATCTCACCCATCAGGCGGTCTATAAATCGAGCGGCATGCCCGATCTCGACGCCGCCGCGCTTTCCGCCGTGCGCAGGGCCGCGCCCTTCCCGCCGCCCCCGCGCGGCCTGCCGCATTCGATGCTGTTCACCTACGCCACGAAATGA
- a CDS encoding polyphenol oxidase family protein, translating to MTHPPALSARNLDLPGVRHAFFTREGGVSEGVYASLNGGVGSRDEAARVGENRARMAARVGVAPERLLVPFQIHSADAMTVSEPWAPEDRPRCDGLVTREASLALGVTGADCGMLLFADARAGVIGACHSGWKGALGGMIEATVVAMEKQGARRADIHVALGPAIHPESYEVGPEFSARFIESDRAFARFFAPSPREGHSMFDLPGFIASRVEALGVASFESLAVDTYTDETRCFSYRRSVHRREPDYGRLVSAIALT from the coding sequence GTGACCCATCCGCCCGCGCTCAGCGCGCGAAATCTCGATCTGCCCGGCGTGCGCCACGCTTTCTTCACCCGCGAGGGCGGCGTGTCGGAGGGCGTTTACGCATCTCTCAACGGCGGCGTCGGCTCCAGGGACGAGGCGGCCCGCGTCGGCGAAAACCGCGCGCGCATGGCGGCGCGGGTCGGCGTCGCGCCGGAGCGGCTGCTGGTGCCGTTCCAGATCCACTCGGCCGACGCGATGACGGTCAGCGAGCCCTGGGCGCCCGAGGATCGGCCGCGCTGCGACGGGCTTGTCACGCGCGAGGCGTCGCTCGCCCTGGGCGTCACGGGAGCCGATTGCGGCATGTTGCTTTTCGCGGACGCGCGCGCGGGCGTGATCGGCGCCTGCCACTCGGGCTGGAAAGGCGCGCTCGGCGGCATGATCGAGGCGACCGTCGTCGCCATGGAAAAACAGGGTGCGCGGCGCGCGGACATCCATGTTGCGCTGGGACCGGCGATCCACCCGGAGAGCTATGAGGTGGGGCCGGAATTTTCCGCGCGCTTCATCGAGTCCGACCGCGCCTTTGCGCGCTTCTTCGCGCCCTCGCCGCGCGAGGGCCATTCGATGTTCGACCTGCCGGGCTTCATCGCGTCGCGGGTCGAGGCGCTCGGCGTCGCCTCCTTCGAGAGCCTTGCCGTCGACACCTATACGGATGAAACGCGCTGCTTCAGCTACCGGCGCAGCGTGCATCGGCGGGAGCCGGACTACGGGCGGCTGGTGTCCGCAATAGCGCTCACGTGA
- a CDS encoding class I SAM-dependent methyltransferase has product MNPLKQEIAAAIAHDGPMTLEHFMSLCLGHPLHGYYMTRDPFGAGGDFITAPEISQMFGELIGVWASEAWRAAGSPSPARLIELGPGRGTLMSDVLRVARISPQFLDAITAHLVEMSPALRDIQRQTLASAAKPVDWATDFAHTPHGPAFILANEFFDALPVRHFVKTIGGWRERLVGLDAGAELAFGLSDRVEPTLTAAAREGSIIEVCPAGQRLMGDIAARLVAEGGAMLVIDYGYTQTSLGDSLQAVARHTYVDPLSAPGEADLTAHVDFAALGRAARAQGAKVMGPVTQAHFLLQLGIERRAQSLSKKATAEQAEEIASAFDRLTGTQDPRRHMGALFKVMAVTHPDMPDLPGFFV; this is encoded by the coding sequence ATGAATCCGCTCAAACAGGAGATCGCCGCGGCCATCGCGCATGACGGGCCTATGACGCTCGAACATTTCATGTCGCTCTGCCTCGGCCATCCGCTCCATGGCTATTACATGACGCGCGATCCCTTCGGCGCGGGCGGCGATTTCATCACAGCGCCGGAGATCAGCCAGATGTTCGGCGAACTCATCGGCGTATGGGCGAGCGAAGCCTGGCGCGCGGCGGGGTCGCCCTCGCCTGCGCGGCTCATCGAGCTTGGCCCCGGCCGAGGCACGCTGATGTCGGATGTGCTGCGCGTCGCGCGCATATCGCCGCAATTTCTCGACGCGATCACGGCGCATCTCGTCGAAATGAGCCCGGCGCTGCGCGACATCCAGCGGCAGACGCTCGCCAGCGCCGCGAAGCCGGTGGATTGGGCGACGGATTTCGCACATACGCCGCATGGGCCGGCCTTCATTCTCGCCAACGAGTTTTTCGACGCCCTGCCCGTGCGCCATTTCGTCAAGACGATCGGAGGCTGGCGCGAGCGGCTCGTGGGGCTCGACGCCGGCGCCGAACTCGCCTTCGGCCTTTCGGATCGCGTCGAACCGACGCTGACCGCAGCGGCGCGCGAGGGCTCGATCATCGAAGTCTGCCCCGCGGGCCAGCGCCTGATGGGCGACATCGCCGCGAGACTGGTCGCGGAAGGCGGCGCGATGCTGGTCATCGACTATGGCTATACGCAGACCTCGCTCGGCGACAGCCTTCAGGCGGTCGCCCGCCATACCTATGTCGATCCTCTCTCCGCGCCGGGCGAGGCCGATCTGACCGCCCATGTCGATTTCGCCGCGCTCGGCCGCGCGGCGCGCGCGCAGGGCGCAAAGGTGATGGGGCCGGTGACGCAGGCGCATTTCCTGCTTCAGCTCGGCATCGAGCGGCGGGCGCAATCATTGTCGAAGAAGGCGACGGCCGAACAGGCGGAGGAGATCGCCAGCGCTTTCGACCGGCTGACCGGAACGCAGGACCCGCGGCGCCACATGGGCGCGCTCTTCAAGGTGATGGCGGTGACGCATCCCGACATGCCCGACCTGCCGGGCTTCTTCGTGTAA
- the lgt gene encoding prolipoprotein diacylglyceryl transferase, giving the protein MPIFALPFPVVDPVAVNIGPLPLRWYALAYIGGFVFAWFGMRALVGKESLWSSGQARPTREGIDDLLVNVALGIIIGGRLGHVLIYDPGFYLAHPLEIFQTWKGGMAFHGGLIGAIIGMALYARRGAIPFLTISDICAAVAPVGLFFGRLANFIKPEMWGRETDVPWGMVFPGAGDAPRHPSQLYEAGLEGVALGLLLWFAARGGALKRPGLITGLFGVGYGLARIFCEFFREPDPVQEALPHGLTMGMVLSLPLVLLGALAMLNALRKRSVPA; this is encoded by the coding sequence ATGCCCATTTTCGCCCTTCCCTTTCCGGTGGTCGATCCGGTCGCGGTCAATATCGGGCCCCTGCCGCTGCGCTGGTATGCGCTGGCCTATATCGGCGGCTTCGTCTTCGCCTGGTTCGGCATGCGCGCGCTTGTCGGCAAGGAGTCGCTTTGGTCGAGCGGACAGGCGCGGCCGACGCGGGAGGGGATCGACGATCTTCTCGTCAATGTCGCGCTCGGAATCATCATCGGCGGGCGCCTCGGCCATGTGCTGATCTATGATCCGGGCTTCTATCTCGCCCATCCGCTGGAAATCTTTCAGACGTGGAAAGGCGGCATGGCCTTCCATGGCGGGCTCATCGGCGCAATCATCGGCATGGCGCTTTATGCGCGGCGCGGAGCCATCCCCTTCCTCACCATCAGCGACATCTGCGCGGCCGTGGCGCCTGTGGGTCTGTTCTTCGGGCGGCTCGCCAATTTCATCAAGCCAGAGATGTGGGGCCGCGAAACCGATGTCCCCTGGGGCATGGTGTTTCCGGGCGCCGGCGACGCGCCGCGCCATCCGAGCCAGCTTTATGAAGCAGGGCTAGAGGGCGTTGCGCTCGGGCTTCTGCTGTGGTTCGCCGCGCGCGGCGGCGCGCTGAAGCGGCCGGGCCTCATCACGGGGCTTTTCGGCGTCGGCTATGGCCTCGCGCGCATTTTCTGCGAATTCTTCCGCGAGCCCGACCCCGTGCAGGAGGCGCTGCCGCACGGGCTCACGATGGGCATGGTTCTGTCGCTGCCGCTCGTTCTTCTGGGAGCGCTCGCCATGCTGAACGCGCTGCGCAAAAGGAGCGTCCCGGCATGA